The following proteins are co-located in the bacterium genome:
- a CDS encoding Na+/H+ antiporter NhaC family protein produces MPRPEFLRRFALIAGLGCLAAASATAVELSVGPSGAAISGAPLTLSLSVEDARSDLTFPVEVYLDGEVVERRELPVGDHSLKVGAPLEAGAHSVRVESGEASAVLELETISGWLSVVPPLVAIALALIFKDVLLSLFLGIFFGALFLNGWNPIIAFARAIDQFVAPSLADSGNASILIFTTLLGGMVGVISKCGGTQGLVDALTKYATNARRGQLATWVMGILVFFDDYANTLIVGSTMRPITDRLRISREKLAYVVDSTAAPVASLVPISTWIGFEVGLIAAAFTQLDLPYNAYVAFVGSIPYRFYPILALVLGFTIAYTCRDFGPMLKAERRAAKTGALVAVGDTPLADYDGGRLSPPEDAPKRPINALLPILTVISITMVGLFATGSAAVRRADYPTAFKWLQDVFSNADSTRALLWASLAGVTVALALALGQRILTVKQGTSAMVQGFSSMLLALVVLILAWSLGAVCAELHTADYLVELTQGVVSPQWLPVMVFLLSAATAFATGTSWGTMGILMPLVIPIAHGLSLESGMTVTDERFYLLLLGTISGVLAGSVWGDHCSPISDTTILSSMASGCDHIAHVRTQMPYAVTVGVIAMLLGDVPSAYGLSPWISIVVGAAVLVGIVLWRGKPSKAES; encoded by the coding sequence TTGCCGAGGCCTGAGTTTCTCCGTCGTTTCGCTCTTATCGCAGGCCTAGGCTGCCTCGCGGCGGCTTCCGCCACGGCGGTCGAGCTCTCGGTAGGTCCCTCCGGTGCCGCCATCTCCGGCGCGCCCCTCACGCTGAGCCTCAGCGTCGAGGACGCCCGCTCGGACCTCACCTTCCCGGTCGAGGTCTACCTCGATGGCGAGGTCGTCGAACGCCGGGAGCTCCCGGTCGGCGACCACTCTCTCAAAGTCGGTGCCCCGCTCGAGGCCGGTGCTCATAGCGTCCGGGTCGAGAGCGGCGAGGCCAGCGCGGTCTTGGAGCTCGAGACCATCTCGGGCTGGCTGTCGGTGGTGCCGCCGCTGGTGGCGATCGCCCTGGCGTTGATCTTCAAGGATGTTCTGCTGTCACTGTTTCTGGGCATCTTCTTCGGTGCCCTGTTTCTCAACGGCTGGAATCCGATCATCGCTTTCGCGCGCGCGATCGACCAGTTCGTTGCGCCGTCACTCGCGGATTCCGGCAACGCCAGCATCCTGATCTTCACGACCCTCCTCGGCGGCATGGTCGGAGTGATCTCCAAGTGCGGCGGCACGCAAGGCCTGGTGGATGCCCTGACCAAATACGCCACCAACGCTCGGCGCGGGCAGCTCGCGACCTGGGTGATGGGCATCCTGGTCTTCTTCGACGACTACGCCAACACCCTGATCGTGGGCTCGACCATGCGTCCGATCACCGATCGACTCCGCATCAGCCGCGAGAAGCTCGCCTATGTGGTCGACTCCACAGCCGCGCCGGTGGCCAGCCTGGTGCCGATATCGACATGGATCGGTTTCGAGGTCGGGCTGATCGCGGCGGCCTTCACACAGCTCGACCTGCCCTACAACGCCTACGTCGCCTTCGTCGGTTCGATTCCGTATCGGTTCTATCCGATCCTGGCTCTGGTTCTTGGGTTCACCATCGCCTACACCTGCCGGGATTTCGGTCCCATGCTCAAGGCCGAGCGACGGGCGGCGAAGACCGGCGCCCTGGTGGCGGTCGGCGACACCCCGCTGGCGGACTACGACGGCGGACGCCTGTCGCCGCCCGAAGACGCTCCCAAGCGGCCGATCAACGCCCTGCTGCCGATCCTGACCGTCATTTCCATAACGATGGTCGGCCTCTTTGCGACCGGCAGCGCGGCGGTCCGGCGCGCCGACTACCCGACCGCATTCAAATGGCTCCAGGACGTGTTCTCGAACGCCGACAGCACGCGCGCGCTGCTGTGGGCGAGTCTCGCCGGGGTCACCGTAGCGCTCGCCCTGGCCTTGGGGCAGCGGATCTTGACCGTCAAACAGGGCACCTCGGCCATGGTCCAAGGCTTCAGCTCGATGCTCTTGGCCCTGGTCGTCCTGATCCTGGCCTGGTCGCTGGGCGCGGTCTGCGCCGAGCTCCACACCGCCGACTACCTGGTCGAGCTGACCCAGGGCGTAGTCTCGCCCCAGTGGCTGCCGGTGATGGTGTTCCTGCTGTCCGCGGCCACCGCTTTCGCCACCGGCACTTCCTGGGGCACCATGGGCATCCTCATGCCGCTGGTGATCCCGATCGCTCACGGCCTTTCGCTCGAGAGCGGTATGACCGTGACCGACGAGCGCTTCTACCTTCTGCTCCTGGGGACCATCTCCGGGGTGCTCGCCGGAAGCGTCTGGGGTGACCACTGCTCGCCCATCTCCGACACCACCATTCTCTCGAGCATGGCGTCGGGCTGCGATCACATCGCCCATGTCCGGACCCAGATGCCGTACGCGGTCACGGTCGGAGTCATCGCAATGCTTCTCGGCGACGTTCCGTCCGCCTACGGTTTGAGCCCCTGGATCTCGATCGTGGTCGGGGCGGCCGTGCTGGTCGGCATAGTGCTTTGGCGTGGCAAGCCCAGCAAGGCCGAGAGCTAG
- a CDS encoding Smr/MutS family protein: MAIEDVLDLHSFLPRDVANVVRDYLDAAHEAGLRELRIIHGRGHGVQRNTVRTLLARDPRVLDFGDAPLEAGGWGATWVTLK, from the coding sequence CTGGCGATCGAGGACGTCCTCGACCTGCACAGCTTCCTGCCCCGCGACGTTGCCAACGTCGTGCGCGACTATCTGGACGCCGCCCACGAAGCCGGCCTGCGCGAGCTCCGGATCATCCACGGCCGCGGCCACGGCGTGCAGCGCAACACCGTGCGCACGCTGCTCGCGCGCGACCCGCGGGTCCTCGACTTCGGCGACGCGCCGCTCGAAGCCGGCGGCTGGGGCGCGACCTGGGTGACGTTGAAGTAG
- a CDS encoding TRAP transporter large permease subunit: MPLVEAAARKLIGVGIPGSSIFVRHLTLWVAFLGAALAAREGKLLALATGELFKRSRIVGPAKSVANAIAAGATVLLARASFDLMILEREAATELPLSVPVWVALSVLPISFVLIAARLVWASASTWKGRLPAILGVTAGLVLGQFPQLLEGRAAWPWLVLIVVGTLAGGPIFAALGGAAVLLFLVEGVPAAAVPAETYRLAVSPTLPAIPLFTLAGFLVAQGDASKRLLRVFRAFFGWLPGGTAVVVACLCAFFTVFTGGSGVTILALGGLLFAAMQSDGYRENFSLGLLTASGSLGLLFAPALPLILYGIVAEVPIRDLFIGGLVPGVLMLVLVAGWGVWEGLRRGGPRQRLEGREIGAALWNAKWEIAIPFLVLGAIFGGLATLVEVSAMTAFYAFAVQCFVHRDLSVRKDLFRVTSECIVLLGGVLIILGVAMGLTNYFVDAQVPDQMLAWAKESIASPLLFLLALNIFLLIVGCLMDIFSAIVVVVPLIVPMGLAFGIDPIHLGIIFVANLELGYLTPPVGLNLFLASYRFERPLLKIWRAAIPMLVILGIGVLLITYMPSLSLGLLDWIGRE, encoded by the coding sequence TTGCCACTGGTCGAAGCGGCGGCTCGCAAGCTGATCGGCGTCGGCATCCCCGGCTCGTCGATCTTCGTTCGGCACCTGACGCTGTGGGTGGCTTTCCTCGGCGCCGCGCTGGCGGCGCGAGAGGGCAAGCTCCTCGCTCTGGCAACCGGAGAGCTCTTCAAGCGGTCGCGAATCGTCGGGCCGGCTAAGAGCGTCGCCAACGCCATCGCGGCCGGCGCGACGGTGCTACTCGCTCGGGCTTCGTTCGACCTCATGATCCTCGAGCGTGAGGCGGCCACCGAGCTGCCGTTGTCGGTGCCGGTCTGGGTCGCCCTGTCGGTGCTGCCGATCTCCTTCGTGCTGATCGCGGCGCGCCTGGTCTGGGCCTCGGCGAGCACCTGGAAGGGCAGGTTGCCGGCGATTCTCGGCGTCACCGCGGGACTCGTCCTGGGACAGTTTCCCCAGCTGCTCGAAGGCCGAGCGGCCTGGCCCTGGCTGGTTTTGATTGTGGTCGGCACGCTTGCCGGCGGACCGATCTTCGCGGCTCTCGGCGGCGCGGCCGTGCTTCTCTTCCTGGTCGAGGGCGTGCCGGCGGCGGCGGTGCCCGCGGAGACTTATCGCTTGGCGGTGTCGCCGACACTGCCGGCGATTCCCTTGTTCACGCTGGCCGGGTTTCTGGTCGCCCAGGGCGACGCGTCGAAGCGGTTACTGCGCGTCTTCCGGGCCTTCTTCGGGTGGCTGCCCGGCGGAACCGCCGTGGTCGTGGCGTGCCTGTGTGCCTTTTTCACGGTGTTCACCGGCGGCTCGGGAGTCACGATTCTGGCGCTCGGCGGGCTTTTGTTTGCGGCCATGCAGAGCGACGGCTATCGCGAGAACTTCTCGCTCGGCTTGCTGACCGCGTCGGGCTCGCTGGGCCTGCTGTTCGCGCCGGCGCTGCCGCTCATCCTCTACGGCATCGTCGCCGAAGTCCCGATTCGCGACCTCTTCATCGGTGGTCTGGTGCCGGGTGTTCTCATGCTGGTGCTGGTCGCGGGCTGGGGCGTGTGGGAAGGGCTGCGCCGAGGCGGTCCCCGTCAAAGGCTCGAGGGGCGCGAGATCGGAGCGGCACTGTGGAATGCCAAGTGGGAGATCGCGATCCCGTTTCTGGTTCTGGGGGCAATTTTCGGGGGGCTCGCGACCCTGGTCGAGGTTTCGGCGATGACCGCTTTTTACGCCTTCGCCGTCCAGTGCTTCGTGCACCGGGACCTCAGCGTGCGCAAGGATCTGTTTCGCGTCACCAGCGAGTGCATCGTGCTCCTGGGTGGCGTGCTGATCATCCTGGGCGTGGCGATGGGCTTGACCAACTATTTCGTCGACGCTCAGGTGCCCGACCAGATGCTCGCCTGGGCCAAGGAGTCGATCGCCTCTCCGCTCCTGTTTCTGCTGGCACTCAACATTTTCCTGCTCATCGTCGGCTGCCTGATGGACATCTTTTCGGCGATCGTGGTGGTGGTACCGCTGATCGTGCCGATGGGCCTCGCGTTCGGCATCGACCCGATTCATCTCGGCATCATCTTTGTCGCGAATCTCGAGCTCGGCTATCTGACGCCGCCGGTGGGCTTGAATCTGTTCCTGGCCTCGTACCGTTTCGAGCGGCCACTGCTCAAGATCTGGCGCGCGGCGATTCCGATGCTGGTGATCCTCGGCATCGGAGTGCTGTTGATCACCTACATGCCGTCGCTGTCGCTGGGACTGCTGGACTGGATCGGCCGGGAGTAA
- a CDS encoding serine/threonine-protein phosphatase, with translation MSKPRKYLRDARGFVRHYTAGLNVRDLKRLFGEDASKAYRVLSRDQDAPPEGTDEVLGFFRRTKILFIGISRRLSPARRLIFAVSVLATILGLLGGKDLTLGGSNTMISVGTASLYLIAAIVGFAFLFIMELVDRIRVRDELEVARQLQAELLPQRAPVVPGYAFAHSYRTANEVGGDYYDVSSLPDGRLALVIGDASGHGIAAGLLMAIANATLKTALEVDPAPDKVAQLLNSTLHRTGDRRAFMSLFYALLEPATGVVDFVCAGHPFPLLRRRDGSIVELGSGALPLGMRAELELPIQRTDLRPGETLLLFTDGLPEALDAQEHSFGFPRLEQLAANGGSAARVHDSVVRAFKAHIGNRDLADDVTLLVVSRAPE, from the coding sequence ATGTCGAAACCGAGAAAATACCTGAGGGACGCTCGCGGGTTCGTGCGCCACTACACCGCGGGCTTGAACGTGCGCGACCTCAAGCGTCTGTTCGGCGAAGACGCCTCCAAGGCCTACCGCGTGCTCAGCCGCGACCAGGATGCGCCGCCCGAAGGAACCGACGAGGTCCTCGGGTTCTTCCGGCGAACCAAGATCCTCTTCATCGGCATTTCACGAAGGCTCTCCCCGGCTCGTCGGCTGATCTTCGCCGTGTCCGTGCTGGCAACCATCCTCGGGCTTCTCGGCGGCAAGGACCTCACGCTCGGAGGTTCAAACACCATGATCTCGGTGGGAACCGCGAGCCTGTATCTGATCGCCGCGATCGTCGGCTTTGCGTTTCTCTTCATCATGGAGCTGGTCGACCGCATCCGCGTGCGCGACGAGCTCGAGGTGGCTCGCCAGCTTCAGGCCGAGCTGCTGCCTCAGCGAGCGCCGGTCGTACCCGGCTACGCCTTTGCTCACTCCTACCGGACGGCCAACGAGGTCGGAGGCGACTACTACGACGTCTCGTCCCTGCCGGACGGACGCCTGGCCCTGGTGATCGGCGACGCCAGTGGCCACGGCATCGCGGCCGGCCTGCTGATGGCGATCGCCAACGCGACCCTGAAGACGGCGCTCGAAGTCGATCCGGCCCCGGACAAGGTGGCCCAGCTCCTGAACTCGACGCTCCATCGCACCGGCGACCGGCGCGCCTTCATGTCGTTGTTCTACGCCCTGCTCGAGCCGGCCACCGGGGTTGTCGATTTCGTCTGCGCCGGACACCCGTTCCCCTTGCTGCGCCGCCGCGACGGATCGATCGTCGAGCTCGGTAGCGGTGCATTGCCGTTGGGAATGCGCGCCGAGCTCGAGCTGCCGATCCAGCGAACCGACCTGCGGCCAGGAGAGACCTTGCTTCTCTTTACCGACGGCCTGCCCGAGGCGCTCGACGCCCAGGAGCACTCCTTCGGTTTCCCGCGCTTGGAGCAACTGGCGGCCAACGGCGGCAGCGCGGCGCGGGTCCACGACAGCGTCGTGCGCGCCTTCAAAGCCCACATCGGCAACCGGGACCTGGCGGACGACGTCACCCTTCTGGTCGTGAGCCGAGCGCCCGAGTGA
- a CDS encoding CoA transferase yields MSSKPLDGILVVDLSRYLPGPLTAKMLANLGARVIKVEEPEFGDPVRSAPPMERGASRLARLLLSGVESVALDLKREEAREVLRALLETADVLLESFRPGKLAEFGLSETSAKEGFPRLVVCSISGWGSSGPVSARTGHDLTYQAAAGALAATGEMPNVPVADLLGAFAAVSAVSSALLARETSGRGTFIDASLFDAAVIANLTNVAASTGEGGDEVGGRTGLTGAYPCYRIYDTGDGRRFALAALEPRFWKGLCQALDRRDLVGLQYRRDAESHALVAEVFRTRSAEEWSRLCHEHDLPGEIVLTPSEASRGEQAGFRDLATEEGRLPFPALLDRQRPEASASLPALGEHTRAVLEEFAPQTTQLSRRALRAAGIGRRLTLRQAVGRWAAGRLGH; encoded by the coding sequence GTGAGCTCGAAGCCCCTCGACGGCATCCTGGTCGTCGATCTCAGCCGGTATCTCCCCGGGCCGCTGACCGCCAAGATGCTCGCCAATCTGGGCGCCCGGGTGATCAAGGTGGAGGAGCCGGAGTTCGGGGATCCGGTGCGCAGCGCGCCGCCGATGGAGAGAGGCGCGAGCCGGCTGGCGCGATTGCTTCTGAGCGGGGTCGAGAGCGTAGCGCTCGACTTGAAACGGGAGGAGGCACGGGAGGTCCTTCGAGCGCTGCTCGAGACCGCGGATGTTCTGCTCGAGAGCTTCCGGCCGGGCAAGCTCGCCGAGTTCGGGCTCTCGGAGACCTCGGCCAAAGAAGGCTTTCCGCGCCTGGTCGTGTGCTCGATCTCGGGTTGGGGCAGCTCCGGGCCGGTCAGCGCTCGGACCGGACACGACCTCACCTATCAAGCCGCGGCCGGCGCGCTCGCGGCGACCGGTGAGATGCCGAACGTGCCGGTTGCCGATCTTCTGGGAGCCTTCGCCGCGGTGTCGGCGGTGAGCTCCGCTCTTCTGGCCCGAGAGACGTCGGGCCGCGGCACGTTCATCGATGCCTCTCTCTTCGATGCCGCGGTGATCGCTAACTTGACCAACGTCGCCGCGTCGACCGGAGAGGGTGGGGACGAGGTCGGCGGCCGGACCGGCCTGACCGGCGCCTATCCCTGCTACCGCATCTACGACACCGGGGACGGGCGTCGTTTCGCGCTGGCGGCGCTCGAGCCGCGCTTCTGGAAGGGGCTCTGCCAGGCGTTGGACCGTCGCGATCTCGTTGGGCTCCAGTACCGGCGAGACGCCGAGAGTCACGCGTTGGTGGCGGAGGTGTTCCGGACGCGGTCGGCCGAGGAGTGGTCGAGGCTCTGTCACGAGCACGATCTTCCTGGGGAGATCGTGCTCACCCCGAGCGAGGCTTCACGAGGCGAGCAGGCAGGGTTCCGGGATCTCGCGACAGAGGAGGGGCGGCTGCCGTTCCCGGCGCTGCTCGACCGGCAGCGACCGGAGGCCTCCGCGAGCTTGCCGGCCTTGGGCGAGCACACGCGCGCGGTGCTGGAGGAGTTCGCCCCGCAAACCACCCAGCTGAGCCGGAGAGCGCTCCGGGCGGCCGGCATCGGGCGCCGGCTGACTCTGCGCCAGGCCGTCGGCCGTTGGGCCGCCGGTCGACTTGGCCATTAG
- the fadI gene encoding acetyl-CoA C-acyltransferase FadI has protein sequence MFPQVNEATAKEEVHERADTVWTRGSDAAPAIGRVATQSVRGEGGRVAIVDGCRTPFCKSGTALRDMDVVDLSGVVAAELVTRSAVDPDDIGLSIWGVVVPALHAPNLGREVVFRASLPMEIPGTTVNLACASSNRAITSAAEALMTGQCRVALAGGAESLTNVPIQYSKSGARKLIALSKAKSAGQKLGVVASVRPKDLVPVPPAIAEYTTGMSMGQACEKMAKENDISRRAQDEIALMSHDRAAAAAAEGRFAGQIVPVFPKPARDRAVVTDNGVRSDSSLEALAQLRPVFDKRYGTLTAGNSSPLTDGAAAVILMQEDTAKAEGYEPLGYIRSWAYASLDPGSQLLQGPAYAAPLALERAGLELSDMDLVEMHEAFAAQILSNMKAYASKKFARDELGSTEPMGEIDFDTFNVNGGSISIGHPFGATGARVTMQLLNELKLRDLNLGLMTVCAAGGVGFAMVVERS, from the coding sequence ATGTTTCCGCAAGTCAACGAGGCAACGGCAAAGGAAGAGGTCCACGAGCGGGCCGACACGGTCTGGACTCGGGGTAGCGACGCGGCACCGGCCATTGGACGGGTCGCCACGCAGAGCGTGCGTGGCGAAGGCGGCCGGGTGGCGATCGTCGACGGCTGCCGGACGCCGTTCTGCAAGTCGGGCACGGCTCTGCGCGACATGGACGTGGTCGATCTCTCGGGGGTCGTGGCCGCGGAGCTCGTCACCCGCAGTGCCGTCGATCCGGATGACATCGGCCTGTCGATCTGGGGAGTGGTGGTTCCGGCGCTGCACGCGCCCAACCTGGGGCGAGAAGTGGTTTTCCGGGCCTCTCTGCCGATGGAGATCCCCGGCACGACGGTCAATCTGGCCTGCGCGTCGTCGAACCGCGCCATCACGTCGGCCGCGGAGGCACTCATGACGGGGCAGTGCAGGGTGGCGCTCGCCGGGGGGGCCGAGTCGCTGACCAACGTGCCGATCCAGTACTCGAAGTCGGGCGCCCGCAAGCTCATCGCTCTCTCGAAGGCGAAGTCGGCCGGCCAGAAGCTCGGCGTCGTGGCGTCGGTTCGGCCGAAGGACCTGGTGCCGGTGCCGCCCGCGATTGCCGAATACACCACCGGCATGTCGATGGGGCAGGCGTGCGAGAAGATGGCCAAGGAGAATGACATCTCCCGCCGCGCCCAGGACGAGATCGCCCTGATGTCGCACGATCGCGCGGCGGCCGCGGCGGCGGAAGGCCGCTTCGCCGGCCAGATCGTGCCGGTCTTTCCGAAGCCGGCGCGCGATCGGGCCGTGGTCACCGACAACGGCGTTCGCTCCGACTCCTCGCTCGAGGCGCTGGCCCAGCTGCGGCCGGTGTTCGACAAGCGCTACGGCACGCTGACGGCGGGCAACTCGAGCCCGCTCACGGACGGCGCGGCGGCCGTGATTCTGATGCAGGAGGACACGGCCAAGGCCGAGGGCTACGAGCCGCTTGGCTACATCCGGTCCTGGGCCTACGCTTCCCTCGACCCGGGCAGCCAGCTGCTGCAGGGGCCGGCCTACGCCGCGCCGCTCGCGCTCGAGCGCGCCGGTCTCGAGCTTTCGGACATGGATCTGGTCGAGATGCACGAGGCCTTCGCCGCCCAGATTCTCTCCAACATGAAGGCCTACGCTTCGAAGAAGTTCGCCCGCGACGAGCTCGGCTCGACCGAGCCCATGGGCGAGATCGACTTCGACACCTTCAACGTCAACGGCGGCTCGATCTCGATCGGCCATCCCTTCGGCGCCACTGGCGCGCGGGTGACGATGCAGTTGCTGAACGAGCTGAAGCTGCGCGATCTGAATCTGGGGCTGATGACAGTGTGCGCCGCGGGCGGGGTGGGCTTCGCCATGGTCGTCGAGCGCTCTTAG
- a CDS encoding M48 family metalloprotease — translation MLGSSGSSRPATILPAPRLALPGGSAAQEVVKKDTFFKSAEAARQAVAYYGSYDNEDELERIQNIGYRVAQESSFRDYPFSFFLVDMPIPNAFALPGGQIFITRGMLDLGLDDDMLAGLLGHEIGHVVLQHGTKMQKRATLLNVLSQALLVGVMVTTSDSDRDPGPVPAPYGTPSDGGDRVMGAAAAGIVVSELLLRSYSREFEDQADDTGVRLAAGAGFEPEGFEELMSLMNIRLPQSKEYGYWNTHPFFDSRLRAASVRKDLLRKQEPKPADDYRRETQASLLALAKGEKLIDEMVEFLEDSAVATWPQSAEAHGIRLDRLQAVLNRELENNRLARDYGKLISMYRSALERVEAFDPEGPHAVKLRETLAGFDETVTEIYPTALEVFRGGIYETDFLATYVSNYPDAEELAEVSLALGEAYSRLRRPEDAVPMLLKSWQAAPESEAGQRAERGLLVLTPTLEELGALQELATHAGDPELKELAFERLAKNSRSFKALSNGAEFLKEYPESEFSEAVNERLDLLAEDLYGEAILYQRIGDHVKALERIQNILTNAPLSPAASRLRASAVLES, via the coding sequence ATGCTCGGATCGTCCGGATCGTCCCGACCCGCCACAATTCTCCCCGCCCCCCGCCTGGCCCTCCCGGGCGGCTCCGCCGCGCAAGAGGTGGTCAAGAAGGACACGTTCTTCAAGAGCGCCGAAGCCGCCCGTCAGGCGGTCGCCTACTACGGCAGCTACGACAACGAGGACGAGCTTGAGCGGATCCAGAACATCGGCTATCGGGTGGCCCAGGAGAGCTCGTTTCGCGACTATCCGTTCAGCTTCTTTCTGGTCGACATGCCGATTCCGAACGCCTTCGCCCTCCCCGGGGGACAGATCTTCATCACCCGCGGGATGCTCGACCTCGGTCTCGACGATGACATGCTCGCCGGCCTGCTCGGGCACGAGATCGGCCACGTGGTCTTGCAGCACGGCACCAAGATGCAAAAGCGGGCCACGTTGCTCAACGTCTTGAGCCAGGCGCTTCTGGTGGGGGTCATGGTCACGACCAGCGACAGTGATCGAGATCCCGGACCGGTCCCGGCACCCTACGGGACCCCCTCCGACGGCGGCGACCGGGTCATGGGAGCGGCCGCGGCGGGCATCGTGGTGAGCGAGCTCCTGCTGCGCAGCTACAGCCGGGAGTTCGAAGACCAGGCCGACGATACGGGTGTGCGCCTGGCCGCCGGCGCCGGCTTCGAGCCCGAGGGCTTCGAGGAGCTGATGTCGCTCATGAACATCCGGCTGCCACAGTCGAAGGAATACGGCTACTGGAACACCCACCCATTCTTCGACAGCCGCCTGCGAGCCGCTTCGGTGCGCAAAGATCTCCTGCGCAAGCAGGAGCCCAAGCCGGCCGACGACTACCGCCGGGAGACTCAGGCTTCGCTCCTGGCTCTCGCCAAGGGCGAGAAGTTGATCGATGAAATGGTCGAGTTCCTCGAGGACTCGGCGGTCGCGACCTGGCCGCAGAGCGCCGAGGCCCACGGCATCCGCCTCGACCGCTTGCAGGCCGTACTGAATCGTGAGCTCGAGAACAACCGGCTGGCCCGCGACTACGGCAAGCTCATCTCCATGTACAGGTCCGCGCTCGAGCGCGTCGAAGCGTTCGATCCGGAGGGCCCGCACGCGGTCAAGCTGCGCGAAACGCTCGCCGGTTTCGACGAGACCGTGACCGAGATCTACCCGACCGCGCTCGAAGTGTTCCGGGGCGGCATCTACGAAACCGACTTCCTGGCGACCTACGTCAGCAACTACCCCGATGCCGAAGAGCTGGCGGAGGTATCGCTGGCCCTGGGCGAGGCCTACAGCCGCCTGCGGCGGCCCGAGGACGCGGTCCCGATGTTGCTCAAATCATGGCAGGCGGCCCCCGAGAGCGAGGCCGGCCAGCGCGCCGAGCGCGGCCTTCTCGTCCTGACGCCGACGCTCGAGGAGCTGGGCGCGCTCCAGGAGCTCGCTACGCACGCCGGAGACCCCGAGCTCAAGGAGCTGGCGTTCGAACGCTTGGCGAAGAACAGTCGCAGCTTCAAAGCACTCTCGAACGGCGCCGAGTTTCTCAAGGAGTATCCCGAGAGCGAGTTCAGCGAAGCGGTCAACGAGCGTCTCGACCTGCTGGCCGAGGATCTCTACGGCGAGGCGATCCTCTATCAGCGCATCGGCGACCACGTAAAGGCGCTGGAGCGAATCCAGAACATTCTCACCAACGCTCCCCTGTCTCCCGCGGCCTCGCGTTTGCGCGCCAGCGCCGTTCTCGAAAGCTGA